In Cydia splendana chromosome 26, ilCydSple1.2, whole genome shotgun sequence, the following are encoded in one genomic region:
- the LOC134803568 gene encoding uncharacterized protein LOC134803568, producing the protein MTGRGKGGKGLGKGGAKRHRKVLRDNIQGITKPAIRRLARRGGVKRISGLIYEETRGVLKVFLENVIRDAVTYTEHAKRKTVTAMDVVYALKRQGRTLYGFGVFEMARTKQTARKSTGGKAPRKQLATKAARKSAPATGGVKKPHRYRPGTVALREIRRYQKSTELLIRKLPFHRLVREIAQDFKTDLRFQSSAVMALQEASEAYLVGLFEDTNLCAIHAKLAMTGRGKGGKGLGKGGAKRHRKVLRDNIQGITKPAIRRLARRGGVKRISGLIYEETRGVLKVFLENVIRDAVTYTEHAKRKTVTAMDVVYALKRQGRTLYGFGG; encoded by the exons ATGACCGGTCGCGGTAAGGGAGGTAAAGGTCTGGGGAAAGGAGGAGCCAAGCGTCACAGGAAGGTGCTCCGTGATAACATCCAGGGTATCACCAAGCCCGCCATCCGTCGTCTCGCCCGCAGAGGTGGCGTCAAGCGTATCTCCGGTCTGATCTACGAGGAGACCCGCGGTGTTCTCAAGGTGTTCCTCGAGAACGTGATCCGTGACGCGGTCACCTACACCGAGCACGCCAAGAGGAAGACCGTCACCGCCATGGACGTCGTCTACGCTCTGAAGCGTCAGGGCCGCACCCTCTACGGTTTCGGTG TTTTCGAAATGGCCCGTACCAAGCAGACCGCTCGTAAATCCACCGGTGGTAAAGCGCCCCGTAAACAGCTCGCCACCAAGGCGGCCCGCAAGAGCGCGCCAGCCACCGGGGGCGTCAAGAAGCCCCATCGTTACAGGCCCGGCACCGTCGCCCTCCGTGAGATCCGTCGCTACCAGAAGAGCACCGAGCTTCTGATCCGCAAGCTGCCCTTCCACCGTCTGGTGCGTGAGATCGCTCAGGACTTCAAGACCGACCTGCGCTTCCAGAGCTCTGCCGTTATGGCTCTCCAGGAGGCCAGCGAGGCTTACCTAGTAGGTCTCTTCGAGGACACCAACCTGTGCGCCATCCACGCCAAGC TCGCAATGACCGGTCGCGGTAAGGGAGGTAAAGGTCTGGGGAAAGGAGGAGCCAAGCGTCACAGGAAGGTGCTCCGTGATAACATCCAGGGTATCACCAAGCCCGCCATCCGTCGTCTCGCCCGCAGAGGTGGCGTCAAGCGTATCTCCGGTCTGATCTACGAGGAGACCCGCGGTGTTCTCAAGGTGTTCCTCGAGAACGTGATCCGTGACGCGGTCACCTACACCGAGCACGCCAAGAGGAAGACCGTCACCGCCATGGACGTCGTCTACGCTCTGAAGCGTCAGGGCCGCACCCTCTACGGTTTCGGTGGTTAA
- the LOC134803205 gene encoding histone H2A produces the protein MSGRGKGGKVKGKAKSRSNRAGLQFPVGRIHRLLRKGNYAERVGAGAPVYLAAVMEYLAAEVLELAGNAARDNKKTRIIPRHLQLAIRNDEELNKLLSGVTIAQGGVLPNIQAVLLPKKTEKKA, from the coding sequence ATGTCTGGACGCGGTAAAGGTGGCAAGGTTAAGGGAAAGGCAAAGTCCCGTTCTAACCGTGCCGGACTCCAGTTCCCCGTCGGCCGTATCCACAGGCTTCTACGCAAGGGCAACTACGCCGAGCGCGTCGGTGCCGGTGCCCCGGTGTACCTGGCCGCCGTCATGGAATACCTGGCCGCTGAAGTTCTCGAGTTGGCAGGCAACGCCGCTCGCGACAACAAGAAGACCAGAATCATCCCTAGGCATCTCCAGCTGGCGATCCGCAACGACGAAGAGTTGAACAAGCTCCTCTCCGGTGTGACCATCGCCCAGGGTGGTGTGCTGCCTAACATTCAGGCCGTGCTCCTGCCCAAGAAGACCGAGAAGAAGGCTTAA
- the LOC134803202 gene encoding histone H3, with the protein MARTKQTARKSTGGKAPRKQLATKAARKSAPATGGVKKPHRYRPGTVALREIRRYQKSTELLIRKLPFQRLVREIAQDFKTDLRFQSSAVMALQEASEAYLVGLFEDTNLCAIHAKRVTIMPKDIQLARRIRGERA; encoded by the coding sequence ATGGCCCGTACCAAGCAGACCGCTCGTAAATCCACCGGTGGTAAAGCGCCCCGTAAACAGCTCGCCACCAAGGCGGCCCGCAAGAGCGCGCCAGCCACCGGGGGCGTCAAGAAGCCCCATCGTTACAGGCCCGGCACCGTCGCCCTCCGTGAGATCCGTCGCTACCAGAAGAGCACCGAGCTTCTGATCCGCAAGCTGCCCTTCCAGCGTCTGGTGCGTGAGATCGCTCAGGACTTCAAGACCGACCTGCGCTTCCAGAGCTCTGCCGTTATGGCTCTCCAGGAGGCCAGCGAGGCTTACCTAGTAGGTCTCTTCGAGGACACCAACCTGTGCGCCATCCACGCCAAGCGTGTGACCATCATGCCCAAGGACATCCAGCTGGCTCGCAGGATCCGCGGTGAACGTGCCTAA
- the LOC134803203 gene encoding histone H2B has protein sequence MPPKTSGKAAKKSGKAQKNISKSDSKKKKKHKRKESYAIYIYKVLKQVHPDTGISSKAMSIMNSFVNDIFERIAAEASRLAHYNKRSTITSREVQTSVRLLLPGELAKHAVSEGTKAVTKYTSSK, from the coding sequence ATGCCACCCAAGACTAGCGGTAAGGCCGCCAAGAAATCCGGCAAGGCCCAGAAGAACATCTCCAAGTCGGACTCTAAGAAAAAGAAGAAGCATAAGCGCAAGGAGAGCTACGCCATCTACATCTACAAGGTGCTCAAGCAGGTCCACCCCGACACCGGTATCTCCAGCAAGGCCATGTCGATCATGAACTCGTTCGTGAACGATATCTTCGAGCGCATCGCCGCCGAGGCCTCCCGCCTCGCTCACTACAACAAGAGGTCCACCATCACCAGCAGGGAGGTGCAGACCTCCGTGAGGCTCTTGCTGCCCGGTGAGCTCGCCAAGCACGCCGTCAGTGAAGGCACCAAGGCCGTCACCAAGTACACCAGCTCCAAGTAA
- the LOC134803199 gene encoding histone H1C-like, with the protein MADTAVAADAPAPATPAKKPKASASAGAKKPKAKPTHPKTSEMVNSAIKELKERSGSSLQAIKKYIAAQYKVDAEKLAPFIRKYLKSAVESGALIQTKGKGASGSFKLESKTSSAGKKPAAAKKSSAKSSAAAKKPAAAKPAKAKKAAASPAKPKAATKDKKAAAAKKKPAAKKPSTPAKGKSAAAPKAKKTAKPPTKKPKAPKPKKAAAAPKAKPAAKKAASKK; encoded by the coding sequence atggccgatACCGCAGTTGCAGCCGACGCTCCCGCCCCGGCGACGCCCGCGAAGAAGCCTAAGGCGTCCGCCTCCGCAGGCGCTAAGAAGCCTAAGGCGAAGCCCACCCACCCTAAGACGTCCGAGATGGTTAACAGCGCCATCAAGGAGCTGAAGGAGAGGAGCGGTTCGTCCCTGCAGGCTATCAAGAAATACATCGCCGCCCAGTACAAGGTCGACGCCGAGAAACTGGCACCTTTCATCAGAAAATATTTGAAGAGCGCAGTCGAATCCGGCGCACTCATACAGACCAAAGGCAAGGGCGCGTCCGGTTCGTTCAAACTGGAGTCGAAGACATCATCCGCCGGCAAGAAGCCCGCCGCGGCCAAGAAATCTAGCGCTAAATCATCAGCCGCCGCTAAGAAGCCCGCCGCAGCAAAGCCCGCTAAGGCTAAGAAGGCCGCCGCATCCCCGGCCAAGCCTAAGGCCGCCACGAAGGACAAGAAGGCCGCCGCCGCCAAAAAGAAGCCCGCAGCGAAGAAACCTTCCACCCCCGCCAAGGGCAAGAGCGCCGCCGCGCCTAAGGCCAAGAAGACCGCGAAGCCGCCGACCAAGAAGCCTAAAGCTCCCAAGCCGAAGAAGGCTGCGGCCGCTCCCAAAGCGAAGCCCGCCGCTAAGAAGGCTGCCTCGAAGAAGTAA